The nucleotide window GAACAGCTCTCGATTTATGACTCCTGTATCGAAAACGAAAACCAGGTTGTCGTGAGACAACTTGCTGGCGGTTGCTGCCTCTTCCAGAAACCGCCGCGAAAGAAACTCAGCTTCCGCGTCATCCGCACCGTACGAAACAGTCTTGATGGCGCAGATCCGGCCGGCACCCAGCCCCCGCGTGACGCCGAGGCTGACGTTTGCCATGCCCCCGCGCCCGATCGGCGCCAGAAGCAGATATCGCTCCCCGAGCGCTCTCGGCCAACTGGGCCCAGCAAAGCCGACGGGTTCGGGTCTTGAGCTCACGGAGGCTATTCTATGCGCCCTCGTTGCCGCTTTCGCAAATGGGCCAGGGCGGCGAAGTCACCGGTTTCTTTTGGAATTCTTCTCAAGTTGGCGGGCAATGGAAACGCCGCTCTGTGCTATAAAGCGCGCGTGCTCGCGGGTGCGGAAATCGGGAAGTATCACCTGGAACACCGGATTGCCCGGGGTGGTATGGCCGAGGTCTGGGCGGCGACCGTGCGCGGGCCTGGGGAGTTCGTGAAGCGAGTCGCTGTAAAGTTCATCCTGGCCCACTTCGATGACCACTCCGAAGCCGAGCGGCTCTTCTTCCGGGAAGCGCAAATTGCCGCCTCTCTGTCGCACGGCAATCTCCTTTCTGTCTTCGACTTTGACAGGGCCGCTTCTGATTTGGATCCCGCCTTGGCGGGCCGCTACTTCATCGTGATGGAGTACGTGGACGGAGCGTCTCTTTGGGATGTAATGCGGGCGTCTGAGCGACGCGGCACGCAGCTGTCCGAGTCTCAGGTGGTTCATCTGGCGGGGGAGCTTCTCAAGGGACTCAGCTACCTTCACGAACACAAGGGGCAGGGGCTCGTTCACTGCGATATCTCGCCGCAAAATGTCCTCCTCACGCGCTCCGGGCAGGTGAAGATCTCCGACTTCGGCGTGGCCAAGGCGACGGCTTCCGTTGCCACCACGTTATCGAACCAAGTTAGGGGCAAGCTGGCCTACCTGGCACCCGAGGTCCTCGCGGGCTCCTCGCACAGCCACTTGTCCGATCAGTTCGCAGTTGGCGTCGTTTTGTGGGAGGCAATTACGCTCACACCCTTGTTCCTGGGCTCTGCAGACTACGAGACTCTGGATAAGGTCCGGGCTTGCCAAGTCCCTCCGGCCCAGCTCCGCGACGGAAGCGCGCCGTCTTCAGAACTGGTGAGAGTACTCGCGAGGCTGCTCGCGCGGGATCCCAGCGCCCGATTTCCTTCGTCGGCGGATGCTCTGGCCGCTGTGCTGGAGCTCCCCACTTACACAGCCTCGCCGCTGGCGCTCTCACGGGCCGTGCGAGATCTCCAGGGGGAGGAGACCGCTCCCGTTCGCAGGCTGCCGGTGACCGCTGTGCTGCCAGCGGCGGCTCAGATGCCGCCTACCAAGCTTCTCCCGAACACGGTCTCTCCGGCCCCTGACTCGGCAACTTTCGACGACACGACGCCAGGTTCGTTCAATCGCTCCGAGCGCCCCCCATCGCGGCGGCAAAACTTTCCCTTCGTCGAGGGACACTCGGAGGCCAGTCTCGCCCGAGGGCTTGCCGAAGCCATCGCGCGCTTCGAGGCTGAAGGTGCGGGCGGCGAAGCCGTCACCTTCGAGGTGTGGATGCTGGCCGAACGGAACCGAACAGGGATCGACCCCGTTAGTCTTCGCCCCTTGCCCGATCGGTTTGCCGACATCGTGACTTGGCCACGTTTCGTGGACGTCGGGTGGAGGGTGAAGCTGGCCTATGCCTGGTACGGCACGAGACCCTGGGGGCCCGACGGATGCTGGGTGGCGGAAGACAGCTTTGCCGACGAGGCCATGATCGTCTTTCCCTCAGACCTGGGCCGCTCCCTATTTCGGGACGTGACACGCGCCACGTGGGCGCGGTGGTGGGCCGACCGGGAGGTAGATGTGCTGGTAGAAGGACCGGGCTCCGGCCGCGCGCCGGTCTCAAATCGCGCGCGGTTGTATTTGTTTCCAGGCGAGAAGCCTCCCGTCACCCACGCGGAGTGGTTATCGCTCTGGGCCGCGCGCGACCCGGAATCTGCAGGGACCGACGTGCGCCGCCGCGTGCGCGTGCCTGCAGCACCCACAATGAAGCGCACCCTTTGGGAGCGGATGTTCAACATCAAGAGCAGAAGACATTAATGTCGCTACGATACGCATCAATCACCGTCATCGTTTGGGCTCTCGCTTCGGAAGGGATGGCGTTGGCCGACTCCCCGACCGAGACCATAGGCTTGATCCCGGCCTCGATACCCGCAGACCTCACTTTGCCTTTGGGGGCGCACGAAGTGGAGGACGCGGTTGCGCAGGGTCTTGCGACTTCTGGCCGAGACGTTCTCCCTCCGTCGCGATTCGATCTAGGTCAAGCCAACCAGGTGAACGAGTCGAGTGCGGACTACTTCGTTCGTGTCAGCCTTTCCAGGGCCGGCCCACAGGCTGTACGGATCTGGATGACCCTTTTCAATAAAGGGGGGAGAAAGTTGAACCAACAAGTAGCGACTTGCCAACCGCCCGATTGCAGCCTAGGGGTCGCGCTGCGGTTGGCAGCAAAGGAGCTGATAAGGGTTGCTCTGCCTCCTTCAGAGGGAACCGCGACGCCCGACCGGGCGCAAGCAGGGGCGTCTGCGGCGTCTCCTGAGCCGCCGGTGGACCCGGTCGTGCGCCCGCTAGATCCTGTGCCCACGGCACCGGCAAAGCAGGATGCTGACCGATATCGCATTCCTGCTGCGGTCGGATTGGGTGCGGGTGCGGCCCTCATGGGGGTCGGGGCCTGGCTCGTGGCCATCGACGGAAACGGAACGGACTGCCGAATGGCGCCGAGCGGAGACGAGGCATGCTTCAAGGTTCGCGACACCATGGCAGTGGGCAGCGTTGTCGGCGCTGTGGGGCTGGGTGCGGCTCTGGCCAGCGCCTACTATCTGATGACGAGGCCCACGGCACCCACGCGGGTGGGCGCGGCCGTGTCGCTCACTCCCACGCCTCAGGGCGTGCAGGTCTGGGGGAGGTTCTGAAATGAAGGTCCTGCAATGGATGATGGTTTTCGCCTTCGTGGGTGGCTGTACAAAGGACAACCCTGCCACCTGTATCTCGGATACCGAGTGCCAGGCACAGTCCAGGTGCGATCTGTTTACGTTCAGGTGCGCAGCTCGGGTGCCGGATGGCGGCCTGGATGCCAGCGCCGATACCGTCACCGATGGGTTAGGCGATGCTGTGGGGGGTGGCGTTGACGTGGGCATGCCTGCCGAGTGTGAGACGAACGCGGGATGCATGCGGGATCCGAACAAACCTGTCTGTGCGGGAGGTAAGTGCGTTGGTTGCGGTGGGGCGGACGACTGCACGGCGCCGGCGCCGTTTTGCTCAGTGGGTGGCGCTTGTGTGGCGTGTCTCGGGCACGAGGACTGTAGGGGTGAGTCTCCCCTTTGCGTTGCTGGGGCGTGCGTCGCATGTGACGTGCCGGGAGCGCCGGAAGGTGGTTGCAGTCAGCGCGCGGAGGCTGGGCCCGTATGCGCTACGTCTGGAGCCAAAAAGGGGACATGCGTCGAGTGCGTGACGAGCAACGATTGTGGTGCGGGAACAAAGCCGATCTGCGAGCTGAACGCGTGCCGAGGGTGTGGAGCGGACAGCGAATGCGAGGCCAAGCTTGGGGCGGAGCCCGGGGTGTGTCTGGGAACGGAAGGAGGGCGATGCGCGGGGCCGGCGGATGTGGTGTACGCGGAGAACGTGCCAGGCAAATGCAACGCCGGGGGACCGGGCACGGTGGCTTCGCCGTACTGTGGCCTGGCGGAGGCGATGGCGGCGG belongs to Myxococcales bacterium and includes:
- a CDS encoding serine/threonine protein kinase; the protein is MLAGAEIGKYHLEHRIARGGMAEVWAATVRGPGEFVKRVAVKFILAHFDDHSEAERLFFREAQIAASLSHGNLLSVFDFDRAASDLDPALAGRYFIVMEYVDGASLWDVMRASERRGTQLSESQVVHLAGELLKGLSYLHEHKGQGLVHCDISPQNVLLTRSGQVKISDFGVAKATASVATTLSNQVRGKLAYLAPEVLAGSSHSHLSDQFAVGVVLWEAITLTPLFLGSADYETLDKVRACQVPPAQLRDGSAPSSELVRVLARLLARDPSARFPSSADALAAVLELPTYTASPLALSRAVRDLQGEETAPVRRLPVTAVLPAAAQMPPTKLLPNTVSPAPDSATFDDTTPGSFNRSERPPSRRQNFPFVEGHSEASLARGLAEAIARFEAEGAGGEAVTFEVWMLAERNRTGIDPVSLRPLPDRFADIVTWPRFVDVGWRVKLAYAWYGTRPWGPDGCWVAEDSFADEAMIVFPSDLGRSLFRDVTRATWARWWADREVDVLVEGPGSGRAPVSNRARLYLFPGEKPPVTHAEWLSLWAARDPESAGTDVRRRVRVPAAPTMKRTLWERMFNIKSRRH